GGTGTCGCCGAAGGCCGGACTGCTCTTCCGTACCACGGAGTGGTTGACGATCTGGAGCAGCTATGCGGAGGCGTTCCTCGCCCCGGGCCTCACCGAGGAGTCCGCCGAGGGCTTGCATTTCCGCGGCATCCCGGGCGTCTTCCCGGACAACTTCTTCGTCCCCAATCCGGACTTGCAGCCCGAGACCACCGGGCGGGCCTGCGCACGCGTTTCGACGATCCCTTGATCGAGGGCGACCGGTTGCGCCTGGAAGCCGCCTATTTCATATCGACGTCGAGGACTTCATCGATCTCGAGGTGGACATCTTCGCGGGGACGACCCGCCCAACAATCCCCAGAAAGCCGAGCTCCGCGGTTTCGAGACCGAGTTCGGGTACGACGCCTCCCGCTTCTTCGCGGCCATGAGCTATTCGGAGACGCGGGGCAAGGATGCAGGGCGAGCACTCACATCCGTCCCCCCGGACAAGCTCGTGGCGACGCTCGGCCTGCGGGTATCCGCAGCTTAGCCTTGTCTTCACCGGGCGCGGCCGTTTCGTCGAACGCCGGGACCAGGTGCCGGCGGGCGTTGCCGTAACCCCGGGCTAATGGGGTCTGCGATCTCTATGCGAGCTGGTTGCCGGCGGGGGCGAGCTATTCGGGCCTCAGGGTCGATTTCGGGATCGAGAACCTGGCCGACAAGTCGTACCGCCGCCCCCTCTCGCTCATCGATGAGGGCGGCGGAATTTCAAGCTCTCGGTTTCCTACAGGTTTTTAATGGAGAGGTGATCCCTGATGTGCGCATCGTCCGTGTGTCCTTCGGTATTGATCAACGATCTTGAGCTATTGCACGCGGGGCTGGGGGTGCTCATGGCCCACTACCTCGCGTGCCATGACGACGCGGTCCGGGACTGCCTCGCACTCCGGATCAGCCGCCAGTTGCGGATCATTGCCGAGCACAGGGACCTGCCCGACTGGGCCTTGCGGCCCCTCTACCGGACCATGGCGGCGCGCTGGCACGTGCGTGCGATCCATGGGCTCTCGTGTCCGAGGCAGCCATCGGATCCACGTCCATCCTTGGAAGAGACCCTTTGGCAGGAGGCCGTATGAGCGAAGTATTGTCGACTGGAAGACCCTGGGATCTGGCGCGGCATCGTCTCGGTCGGCGCATTGAACCGAACGAAAAACTCCACGGAGAAACGGCCATGTTGCTGATCGGAAACCCGACACCGGACTTGGAGGTCCACGCGCTCACGCTGGATGACCGCTTCGAGCGCCTGCGGCTCGGCGCGCTGGTAGGCCGCTGGTCGGTCCTGTTCTTTTATCGCAAGGACTTCACCTTCGTGTGCCCGACCGAGATCCACGGCTACGAGGCGCCCGCCCCACGGTTTCCAGAGGGATGAAGGCGTGGCGGCACGGGCGACCTTCCTCCTCGATCCGGAAGGGCGGGTCGCGAGCGTCACGGCCGACGCTGCGGCTCGTCCTGCCTTCCAGGCGGGCGGGCTCACCGCCTGCGAGTGGCAACCGGGCGATCGTTTGTTGGTCCTGGCATGAGCGTGGAGGACCTTCCATGATCCGGATAACGCAGCACGTCGCCATTCTTATTGTAATGGCATTGGCCGCGATCGCACCACACGATGCAAACGCGGCGCAGGGCTATTACCTGCAGCGTAATCTCATCACCAATTTTCGAGACAAGTACCGCACCCGCCTCGAGCCCGGTCGGAAGACGCTCCGAAACGACCTCGTCTTGAACGCCTGGGGCCTGGCCTTGCGTCCGGCCGGGGCGGGCTGGCATTGGTGGATCGCCAATACCGATTCGGGGACCGTTGTGACCTACGTCGGCGATACCGATACGACACCGCTTTTCCAGGACGCCCTCAAGACGGTGCGGGTCGAGCCGGCCCCGGCGACGCCCGATCAATCATCCACGCCGACCGGTCAGGTCTTCAGCGGCTCGGGCGAGTTCCCGTGTGCCGGCGCGAGCTTCACCGGCGCCCCGATCGCGGCCCCGAGCCGGTTCCTCGTCGTGACCGAGGACGGCAACCTCCAGTGCTGGGCGGAGACCGGATCGAGCCAGGCGCAACGCATGCGCTCCTTCACCATCGCCGTGAACGGTGAGGACGGATCGGTGTACAAGGGCCTCGCGATCACGCCCTTTTCGTCGGGCAACCGCCTCTACGCCGCCAACTTCGGCCTGCGCCGGATCGACAGCTTCGACGGCGCCTACCAGCCGATCCTGAACGGCGCCTTCCCGCGCCCCGCCGACGTGCCCGAGGATTTCGCGCCCTTCAACATCCAGTTCCTGGAATACGGGATCGACGAGGCACCAAGGCAAGGCTTGTTCGTGGCCTACGCCAGGACCACGGAGGATCCGGTCGAGGAGGAGCAGGGGCCGGGGCTCGGGTATATCGCGGAGTTCGATTTGGACGGCCGGCACCTGCGTACGTTGCACGCGAGCCGCAGGCTCAACGCGCCCTGGGGGTTGGTCGTGGCCCCCGAGGGATTCGGCCCGTTCTCCAAGCGCCTCATCGTCGGCAACTTCGGCGACGGCACCCTGGTGGCCTTCGGCTTGAAGAGCGGGCGGCAGAGGGGATATTTACGCGGCCGCGATCGGCAGGCCATCCAGATCGATGGCCTCTGGGGCCTC
This sequence is a window from Pseudomonadota bacterium. Protein-coding genes within it:
- a CDS encoding TonB-dependent receptor produces the protein MSPKAGLLFRTTEWLTIWSSYAEAFLAPGLTEESAEGLHFRGIPGVFPDNFFVPNPDLQPETTGRACARVSTIP
- a CDS encoding redoxin domain-containing protein, producing MSEVLSTGRPWDLARHRLGRRIEPNEKLHGETAMLLIGNPTPDLEVHALTLDDRFERLRLGALVGRWSVLFFYRKDFTFVCPTEIHGYEAPAPRFPEG
- a CDS encoding TIGR03118 family protein, whose product is MIRITQHVAILIVMALAAIAPHDANAAQGYYLQRNLITNFRDKYRTRLEPGRKTLRNDLVLNAWGLALRPAGAGWHWWIANTDSGTVVTYVGDTDTTPLFQDALKTVRVEPAPATPDQSSTPTGQVFSGSGEFPCAGASFTGAPIAAPSRFLVVTEDGNLQCWAETGSSQAQRMRSFTIAVNGEDGSVYKGLAITPFSSGNRLYAANFGLRRIDSFDGAYQPILNGAFPRPADVPEDFAPFNIQFLEYGIDEAPRQGLFVAYARTTEDPVEEEQGPGLGYIAEFDLDGRHLRTLHASRRLNAPWGLVVAPEGFGPFSKRLIVGNFGDGTLVAFGLKSGRQRGYLRGRDRQAIQIDGLWGLAFGNGASLGRANYLYFTAGPNGEADGLFGTLHFVDE